A stretch of Triticum aestivum cultivar Chinese Spring chromosome 1D, IWGSC CS RefSeq v2.1, whole genome shotgun sequence DNA encodes these proteins:
- the LOC123181848 gene encoding receptor protein kinase-like protein ZAR1 has product MAAVLPLLLLLLALALPAATNALTADGQALLSFRAAVLQDPTGALADWNASDADPCSWNGVACDDAGIRRVVALSLPRKGLVAALPASPLPASLRHLNLRGNRLYGALPPALLAGAAGLQSLVLYGNELDGPVPAELGDLPYLQILDLSSNNLNGSLPGSILKCRRLRRLSLGRNNLMGPIPPGFGRELSALEQLNLSYNRLSGAIPDDIGNLSRLEGTVDLSHNDFSGPIPASLGKLPEKVYIDLSYNNLSGPIPQNGALDNRGPTAFLGNPGLCGPPLENPCSPPSSNPSVPKDGESGAGGNGSGRSKGLGKAAIVAIVLGDVAGILIIALVFYCYWKKVSPKEKGHGAGPGSKESRSGCFSRDEPETPSEQHDLVLLDQKVRFDLDELLKASAFVLGKSGIGIVYKVVLEDGLTMAVRRLGEGGLQRFKEFQSEVEAIGKVRHANIVALRAYYWSFDEKLLIYDYISNGSLSSAIHGKPGTMTFTPLTWNARLKIMKGVANGMSFLHEFSPKKYVHGDLRPNNVLLGKDMEPYISDFGLGRLANIAGGAAPSSQSDRIGVEKAQSLQPDSSMSPLVSKESSCYQAPEALKTLKPSQKWDVYSYGVILLEMITGRSPVALLETMQMDLVQWVQFCIQDKKPSADVLDPFLARDSEQEGEMIAVLKVALACVHANPERRPTMRNVTETLERLSASVSS; this is encoded by the exons ATGGCCGCCGtgctcccgctcctcctcctcctcctagcccTCGCGCTCCCCGCCGCCACCAACGCGCTCACCGCCGACGGCCAGGCGCTGCTCTCCTTCAGGGCCGCCGTCCTGCAGGACCCCACAGGGGCCCTCGCCGACTGGAACGCCTCCGATGCCGACCCCTGCTCCTGGAACGGCGTCGCCTGCGACGACGCCGGCATCCGCCGGGTCGTCGCGCTCTCCCTTCCCAGGAAGGGCCTCGTCGCCGCCCTACCGGCGTCCCCGCTCCCGGCCTCCCTCCGCCACCTCAACCTCCGCGGCAACCGCCTCTACGGCGCCCTGCCGCCCGCGCTCCTCGCCGGCGCCGCGGGGCTGCAGAGCCTCGTCCTCTACGGGAACGAGCTCGACGGGCCCGTCCCCGCGGAGCTCGGGGACCTCCCCTACCTCCAAATCTTGGACCTTTCCTCCAACAACCTCAACGGCTCTCTCCCCGGGTCGATCCTGAAATGCAGGCGCCTCCGCAGGCTGTCCCTCGGCCGGAACAACCTCATGGGCCCGATCCCGCCGGGGTTCGGCCGGGAGCTCTCGGCGCTGGAGCAGCTCAATCTGTCCTACAACCGGCTCTCCGGCGCCATCCCGGATGACATCGGGAACCTGTCCAGGCTCGAGGGGACGGTGGACCTATCGCACAATGACTTCTCCGGGCCGATTCCGGCGAGCCTGGGGAAATTGCCGGAGAAGGTCTACATTGATCTCTCCTATAACAATTTGTCAGGGCCGATTCCGCAGAATGGGGCGCTTGACAACCGTGGCCCCACAGCGTTCTTGGGCAACCCAGGGTTGTGTGGGCCGCCGCTCGAGAACCCCTGCTCGCCGCCATCGTCCAACCCGTCTGTTCCGAAGGATGGGGAGTCCGGTGCCGGGGGCAACGGGAGTGGGAGGAGCAAGGGGTTGGGGAAGGCTGCCATTGTGGCCATTGTTCTGGGTGATGTCGCAGGGATCTTGATCATTGCCCTGGTGTTCTACTGCTATTGGAAGAAAGTTTCCCCCAAGGAGAAAGGACATGGTGCGGGTCCCGGCTCGAAAGAGTCGAGGTCTGGTTGTTTTAGCAGGGACGAGCCTGAGACTCCATCAGAGCAGCACGACCTCGTGCTGTTGGACCAGAAAGTGAGGTTTGATCTCGATGAGCTGCTTAAGGCATCAGCATTTGTGCTCGGGAAGAGTGGGATCGGGATTGTGTACAAGGTAGTTCTTGAGGATGGGCTCACCATGGCGGTGAGGCGACTCGGTGAGGGGGGATTGCAAAGGTTTAAGgagtttcagagtgaggttgaggcCATTGGCAAGGTCCGGCATGCCAACATTGTTGCCTTGAGGGCCTACTACTGGTCCTTTGATGAGAAGTTGCTGATATATGATTACATCTCAAATGGCAGCCTCTCTTCAGCAATTCATG GTAAACCTGGGACAATGACATTCACACCACTGACATGGAATGCACGTCTAAAGATCATGAAAGGAGTCGCGAATGGGATGTCTTTCTTGCATGAATTCAGTCCCAAGAAGTACGTACACGGGGACTTGAGGCCGAACAATGTCCTTCTTGGAAAGGACATGGAACCGTATATTTCAGATTTCGGCCTCGGGCGACTAGCAAACATTGCTGGTGGAGCAGCACCTTCTTCGCAATCGGATCGGATTGGCGTCGAAAAGGCTCAGAGTCTGCAGCCAGATTCCTCAATGAGCCCTCTTGTGAGCAAAGAAAGTTCATGCTACCAAGCACCAGAAGCGCTGAAAACATTGAAACCGTCGCAGAAATGGGATGTCTACTCCTATGGCGTGATCTTGCTCGAAATGATTACTGGTAGATCGCCCGTCGCTCTCTTGGAAACTATGCAGATGGATCTTGTCCAGTGGGTCCAGTTCTGTATACAAGATAAGAAACCATCCGCTGATGTGCTCGACCCTTTCCTCGCGAGGGACTCGGAACAGGAAGGTGAGATGATTGCTGTACTCAAAGTCGCTCTCGCTTGCGTTCATGCTAATCCCGAGCGAAGACCGACGATGAGAAATGTCACAGAAACCTTGGAGCGCCTGAGCGCTTCAGTTTCAAGCTAG